In the Deltaproteobacteria bacterium CG2_30_66_27 genome, CACTTCCCCGTTGCGGGACCGGTTCGGTGTTCCCCTGCGCCTGGAGTATTACGGGACGGAGGAACTGAAGGAGGTGATCCGGCGCTCCTCGGACGCTCTCTCCATCCCCGTCGACGAGGCGGGGGCGGGAGAGATCGCCCGTCGTTCCCGCGGGACGCCGCGCATCGCGAACCGCCTCCTGCGGCGCGTCCGCGACTTCGCCCAGGTGACGGGGGACGGCACGGTCACCCGGGAAGTCGCGGACCACGCGCTTTTGCGGATGGAGGTCGACCGGGAGGGGCTCGACGTGATGGATCGGAAGATCCTGCGTGTCCTCCTCGAGAAGTTCGGGGGAGGTCCCGTCGGCGTGGAGACGATCTCCGCCTCCGTCAGCGAGGAGCGGGATACGATCGAGGACGTCTACGAACCGTTTCTCATCCAGAGGGGTTTCCTGAAACGAACGCCGCGGGGAAGGGTGGCCACCCCCGCGGCGTGGAAGCATCTCGGGATGGCGCCCCCGAAGGCATCCTCCCAGGAAGAGTTGTTCCGGGAGACGTGACCGCCGGGTATAATTCCTCTGGGGGTGGAATTGCGCGTCCTGATTGCCTTTTTCACGCTGACGCTGCTGGGGTTCCCGTCCGGGGGCTCCCTTGCGGGTCCGCCCACCCCTGGCATTTCGGAAATCTCGGGGACGATCGGGGACGGCGAGGCCAGGGTCCGCTTCACCCTCCGGAACGCGTTTACCCCGGAGATGGTCGAGGCCCTGAAGTCCGGAATCGAGATCACCTTCAAGACCACCGTCGAGGTCGAGCGGGTCTATAGAGGGTGGTTCAACCGGCCGATGGGGGAGGTCCTGTATACCCGCTCCGTTCGGTACGACGCCCTGTCGCGCGTCTACCGGTTCCACCGCAACGACGGGGACGAGCTGCTGCCGGACGTCCTTTCCGCGCTTGACCGGATGACCCGGTTCGAGGTGATCGTCCCGGTGACCGGAGACGTGGAAAAGGGGAAACCGTACCGGGCCCGCGTCCGCGCGCGGCTGGACAAGGTCGGGCTTTCCGAACCGCTTCGATCCATCTTCTTCTTCTCCTCCCTGTGGGACGTCGAGACCGGCTGGGCCCGCGGGTACCTTCAGACCCGGTGAGCACACCTCCCGTCGGACAGCGCGGACCGGACCCGGCCGCGGAAGCCGCGAAAACGCGCAGGGAACGGTGGGCCATCGGGATCGTCGCGGTCCTCGTCGCGGCCCTG is a window encoding:
- a CDS encoding Holliday junction DNA helicase RuvB; its protein translation is MPGGRIVDPAAGAESPVDLSLRPKRFAEFIGQAAIVSNLRTYIDAAIGRGEPLDHVLLSGPPGLGKTTLAHIIANEMGVGIRTTSGPAIERKGDIAAILTALEPGDVLFIDEIHRLTRVVEELLYSAMEDFALDIILGQGPSAKSIRLTLPRFTLVGATTRTGLLTSPLRDRFGVPLRLEYYGTEELKEVIRRSSDALSIPVDEAGAGEIARRSRGTPRIANRLLRRVRDFAQVTGDGTVTREVADHALLRMEVDREGLDVMDRKILRVLLEKFGGGPVGVETISASVSEERDTIEDVYEPFLIQRGFLKRTPRGRVATPAAWKHLGMAPPKASSQEELFRET